Proteins from one Panicum virgatum strain AP13 chromosome 7K, P.virgatum_v5, whole genome shotgun sequence genomic window:
- the LOC120640952 gene encoding 2-deoxy-glucose resistant protein 2-like isoform X1, translating into MPRSESDSDDIFFDAFENVRSPREPSSPEDCSTSDDVSVPRKFEYEIWANEPMSVQERRQRFLKGMGLDEFVSTRMDSFQCHEEITAVESFTDTEERTLSGHSSLDSSVCDNELEFDGACCIRDMDSGKKYVVHNGAHSSITNMLKEVGSDKVMSLMEFESLLGLSRSVQKLLRRGCGNSPARETKGAKKKDVKSLWKTFMTNRSFGGMCKYDVHVKNSTTAVPTRTRVQHRKKNFLEFSAVYMDQEIKAHKGSIRVMKFSPSGLYLASGGEDCVVRIWQIIEVEASPKLYKGEDPYEKLEKVQVFKTNIGKGQNHGLAVIPKKAFRISETPLHEFHGHTSDILDMTWSKSDYLLTSSKDKTVRLWKPGCDGCLAVFKHKDYVTCVQFNPIDERYFISGSLDGKVRIWDVLERRVTDWADTRNIITALSYQPDGKGFIVGTIAGACRFYNQSAQYPFLGENIQLERELFVQGKKKSASSRINSLKLCTSDSNRIIIASADSKIRVADGDTIKKFEGPCKSKALSSPSLTSDGRYLISAGKDSNVYIWNYANSGDAKSIHSCELFFSKDLTTAVPWPSVHQDRHTKPPCLAEKSSSAPALRRHGESRSPGPWPFADGTKGSATWPEEKLPSAAKPESGPQLGACLSAISAAWSTVIVTASRDGVIRSFPNYGLPVRL; encoded by the exons ATGCCAAGGTCTGAATCAGACAGTGATGATATTTTCTTTGACGCATTTGAAAATGTTCGGTCACCAAGGGAGCCTTCATCCCCGGAGGATTGCAGCACGAGCGATGATGTTTCAGTGCCAAGGAAGTTTGAGTATGAGATTTGGGCAAATGAGCCAATGAGTGTTCAAGAAAGGCGGCAAAGGTTCCTTAAGGGAATGGGATTAGATGAATTTGTTTCTACCAGGATGGATTCTTTTCAATGCCATGAGGAAATCACAGCAGTTGAGTCTTTCACCGACACGGAGGAGAGAACTCTCAGTGGCCATTCTTCCTTGGATTCATCTGTTTGTGACAATGAATTGGAATTTGACGGTGCCTGTTGCATAAGGGATATGGATAGTGGAAAGAAATATGTAGTTCACAATGGTGCACATAGCAGTATAACTAACATGCTGAAGGAGGTTGGATCAGATAAGGTGATGTCTCTTATGGAGTTTGAGAGCCTGCTTGGCCTCTCCCGATCTGTTCAAAAATTGCTACGGAGAGGATGTGGTAATAGTCCTGCAAGAGAAACAAAAGGTGCTAAGAAAAAGGATGTCAAAAGCTTATGGAAGACATTCATGACAAATAGAAGTTTTGGCGGCATGTGCAAGTATGACGTCCATGTAAAAAACAGCACAACAGCTGTACCAACCAGAACAAGAGTTCAACATCGGAagaaaaattttcttgaattctCTGCTGTCTACATGGATCAAGAAATCAAAGCTCACAAGGGTTCAATTAGGGTCATGAAATTCAGCCCATCTGGCTTGTATTTAGCAAGCGGTGGTGAGGATTGTGTTGTACGAATATGGCAAATCATAGAAGTAGAAGCATCTCCTAAGTTGTATAAGGGAGAGGATCCCTATGAAAAGTTGGAGAAAGTCCAAGTCTTTAAGACAAATATAGGAAAGGGGCAGAATCATGGACTTGCAGTCATACCCAAGAAGGCTTTTCGAATTTCAGAGACTCCATTACATGAATTTCATGGACATACAAGCGATATCCTCGACATGACATGGTCAAAATCAGAT TATCTCTTGACTTCGTCTAAAGATAAGACAGTGCGCTTGTGGAAACCTGGCTGTGATGGTTGTCTTGCAGTTTTCAAACACAAAGACTATG TGACATGTGTCCAATTCAACCCTATTGATGAGAGATACTTCATCAGCGGTTCATTAGATGGTAAAGTGCGCATTTGGGATGTGTTGGAAAGGCGAGTAACTGACTGGGCTGATACACGGAATATCATAACTGCTTTGAGTTACCAACCAGATGGAAAG GGTTTCATTGTTGGCACGATTGCAGGAGCATGCCGCTTCTACAATCAATCAG CTCAATATCCCTTTCTAGGTGAAAACATCCAACTAGAGAGAGAATTATTTGTGCAAGGGAAGAAAAAGTCAGCTTCCAGTCGAATCAACAGTCTGAAG CTATGTACAAGTGATTCCAATAGGATTATAATCGCATCAGCCGATTCTAAAATTCGAGTCGCCGATGGAGATACCATCAAAAAATTTGAAG GGCCATGCAAGTCGAAGGCTCTATCATCACCGTCTCTAACTTCCGACGGCAGATACCTTATCTCTGCCGGCAAGGACTCCAATGTCTACATCTGGAACTATGCCAACTCCGGAGATGCCAAATCAATTCACTCTTGCGAGCTGTTCTTCTCCAAGGACTTGACCACCGCTGTGCCATGGCCTAGTGTGCACCAGGACAGGCACACCAAGCCTCCCTGCCTGGCCGAGAAATCCTCCAGCGCGCCCGCTCTGCGCCGGCACGGGGAGTCCCGGTCCCCCGGGCCGTGGCCCTTCGCCGACGGCACCAAG
- the LOC120640952 gene encoding 2-deoxy-glucose resistant protein 2-like isoform X2: MPRSESDSDDIFFDAFENVRSPREPSSPEDCSTSDDVSVPRKFEYEIWANEPMSVQERRQRFLKGMGLDEFVSTRMDSFQCHEEITAVESFTDTEERTLSGHSSLDSSVCDNELEFDGACCIRDMDSGKKYVVHNGAHSSITNMLKEVGSDKVMSLMEFESLLGLSRSVQKLLRRGCGNSPARETKGAKKKDVKSLWKTFMTNRSFGGMCKYDVHVKNSTTAVPTRTRVQHRKKNFLEFSAVYMDQEIKAHKGSIRVMKFSPSGLYLASGGEDCVVRIWQIIEVEASPKLYKGEDPYEKLEKVQVFKTNIGKGQNHGLAVIPKKAFRISETPLHEFHGHTSDILDMTWSKSDYLLTSSKDKTVRLWKPGCDGCLAVFKHKDYVTCVQFNPIDERYFISGSLDGKVRIWDVLERRVTDWADTRNIITALSYQPDGKGFIVGTIAGACRFYNQSGENIQLERELFVQGKKKSASSRINSLKLCTSDSNRIIIASADSKIRVADGDTIKKFEGPCKSKALSSPSLTSDGRYLISAGKDSNVYIWNYANSGDAKSIHSCELFFSKDLTTAVPWPSVHQDRHTKPPCLAEKSSSAPALRRHGESRSPGPWPFADGTKGSATWPEEKLPSAAKPESGPQLGACLSAISAAWSTVIVTASRDGVIRSFPNYGLPVRL; encoded by the exons ATGCCAAGGTCTGAATCAGACAGTGATGATATTTTCTTTGACGCATTTGAAAATGTTCGGTCACCAAGGGAGCCTTCATCCCCGGAGGATTGCAGCACGAGCGATGATGTTTCAGTGCCAAGGAAGTTTGAGTATGAGATTTGGGCAAATGAGCCAATGAGTGTTCAAGAAAGGCGGCAAAGGTTCCTTAAGGGAATGGGATTAGATGAATTTGTTTCTACCAGGATGGATTCTTTTCAATGCCATGAGGAAATCACAGCAGTTGAGTCTTTCACCGACACGGAGGAGAGAACTCTCAGTGGCCATTCTTCCTTGGATTCATCTGTTTGTGACAATGAATTGGAATTTGACGGTGCCTGTTGCATAAGGGATATGGATAGTGGAAAGAAATATGTAGTTCACAATGGTGCACATAGCAGTATAACTAACATGCTGAAGGAGGTTGGATCAGATAAGGTGATGTCTCTTATGGAGTTTGAGAGCCTGCTTGGCCTCTCCCGATCTGTTCAAAAATTGCTACGGAGAGGATGTGGTAATAGTCCTGCAAGAGAAACAAAAGGTGCTAAGAAAAAGGATGTCAAAAGCTTATGGAAGACATTCATGACAAATAGAAGTTTTGGCGGCATGTGCAAGTATGACGTCCATGTAAAAAACAGCACAACAGCTGTACCAACCAGAACAAGAGTTCAACATCGGAagaaaaattttcttgaattctCTGCTGTCTACATGGATCAAGAAATCAAAGCTCACAAGGGTTCAATTAGGGTCATGAAATTCAGCCCATCTGGCTTGTATTTAGCAAGCGGTGGTGAGGATTGTGTTGTACGAATATGGCAAATCATAGAAGTAGAAGCATCTCCTAAGTTGTATAAGGGAGAGGATCCCTATGAAAAGTTGGAGAAAGTCCAAGTCTTTAAGACAAATATAGGAAAGGGGCAGAATCATGGACTTGCAGTCATACCCAAGAAGGCTTTTCGAATTTCAGAGACTCCATTACATGAATTTCATGGACATACAAGCGATATCCTCGACATGACATGGTCAAAATCAGAT TATCTCTTGACTTCGTCTAAAGATAAGACAGTGCGCTTGTGGAAACCTGGCTGTGATGGTTGTCTTGCAGTTTTCAAACACAAAGACTATG TGACATGTGTCCAATTCAACCCTATTGATGAGAGATACTTCATCAGCGGTTCATTAGATGGTAAAGTGCGCATTTGGGATGTGTTGGAAAGGCGAGTAACTGACTGGGCTGATACACGGAATATCATAACTGCTTTGAGTTACCAACCAGATGGAAAG GGTTTCATTGTTGGCACGATTGCAGGAGCATGCCGCTTCTACAATCAATCAG GTGAAAACATCCAACTAGAGAGAGAATTATTTGTGCAAGGGAAGAAAAAGTCAGCTTCCAGTCGAATCAACAGTCTGAAG CTATGTACAAGTGATTCCAATAGGATTATAATCGCATCAGCCGATTCTAAAATTCGAGTCGCCGATGGAGATACCATCAAAAAATTTGAAG GGCCATGCAAGTCGAAGGCTCTATCATCACCGTCTCTAACTTCCGACGGCAGATACCTTATCTCTGCCGGCAAGGACTCCAATGTCTACATCTGGAACTATGCCAACTCCGGAGATGCCAAATCAATTCACTCTTGCGAGCTGTTCTTCTCCAAGGACTTGACCACCGCTGTGCCATGGCCTAGTGTGCACCAGGACAGGCACACCAAGCCTCCCTGCCTGGCCGAGAAATCCTCCAGCGCGCCCGCTCTGCGCCGGCACGGGGAGTCCCGGTCCCCCGGGCCGTGGCCCTTCGCCGACGGCACCAAG